One genomic window of Leptospira paudalimensis includes the following:
- the rplA gene encoding 50S ribosomal protein L1 produces the protein MKRGKKYIQLKEKVDRTKAYTLGEAVGLAKATSYSKFDGTLEISTKINYKSLQNVRGTISLPHGTGKTIKVLVFCKGDKQNEAREAGADFVGDMDLIEKVSGGWTDFDACVATPDMMKEVGKLGPVLGRKGLMPKPKAGTVTTDVTKAVKELKAGRIEYRPDKGGVVHLGVGKCSFSDDKLSDNINAVVAALMKDKPSDAKGDYLKSFSVAATMGIGVKVDVKELVNANI, from the coding sequence ATGAAACGCGGCAAAAAATACATCCAACTCAAAGAGAAAGTCGATCGCACAAAGGCTTATACCCTTGGTGAGGCAGTCGGTTTAGCGAAAGCGACCAGTTACTCAAAGTTCGACGGGACTTTAGAGATCTCTACTAAAATCAATTATAAATCTCTCCAAAACGTAAGAGGGACAATTTCTCTTCCTCACGGAACTGGAAAAACAATTAAGGTTTTGGTTTTCTGCAAAGGAGACAAACAAAACGAAGCGAGAGAGGCTGGTGCTGACTTCGTAGGTGATATGGACCTAATTGAAAAAGTTTCTGGTGGTTGGACTGATTTTGACGCTTGTGTGGCAACTCCTGATATGATGAAGGAAGTTGGTAAATTGGGTCCAGTTCTTGGTCGTAAAGGTCTTATGCCAAAACCAAAGGCAGGAACTGTCACTACTGATGTAACAAAAGCAGTGAAGGAACTCAAAGCAGGTCGTATTGAATACCGTCCTGACAAAGGGGGAGTGGTTCACTTAGGAGTTGGGAAATGTTCCTTCTCTGATGATAAACTTTCTGATAACATCAATGCTGTTGTTGCAGCACTTATGAAAGACAAACCTTCCGATGCGAAGGGAGATTACCTCAAGTCTTTCTCTGTAGCAGCGACTATGGGAATCGGCGTAAAAGTCGATGTAAAAGAACTAGTAAACGCGAACATATAA
- the rplJ gene encoding 50S ribosomal protein L10, producing the protein MANPSKIEAVTELKSRLEKRPNFILASYSGLTVEDMSNLRAKLRKEGSEMKVIKNNLFLRALKESSEHKNNSIDFGDVYKGPLAAIFSLDALPAVAKVCKDFAKDKKELEIKTGYMDGEVLGKSGVEAIAGLPSKQELLAQVARGINAPATQIASGINQIMASLARAINAVAEKNGN; encoded by the coding sequence ATGGCAAATCCATCTAAAATTGAAGCAGTAACAGAACTAAAGAGTCGTTTGGAAAAACGACCTAACTTTATTTTAGCATCTTACAGCGGTTTAACTGTTGAAGATATGTCCAACCTTCGTGCGAAACTTCGCAAAGAAGGATCAGAGATGAAGGTAATCAAAAACAACCTTTTTCTCCGTGCATTAAAAGAGTCTTCTGAACATAAAAACAACTCCATCGATTTTGGGGATGTTTACAAAGGACCACTTGCAGCGATTTTCTCTCTGGATGCACTTCCAGCAGTAGCGAAAGTTTGTAAGGACTTTGCAAAAGATAAGAAGGAACTCGAAATCAAAACCGGCTATATGGACGGTGAGGTTTTGGGTAAATCTGGAGTAGAAGCGATTGCTGGACTTCCGTCCAAACAAGAACTTCTTGCGCAAGTGGCTCGTGGGATCAATGCTCCTGCAACGCAAATTGCTTCTGGAATCAATCAAATCATGGCATCATTGGCTCGCGCCATCAATGCTGTAGCCGAGAAAAACGGCAATTAG
- the rplL gene encoding 50S ribosomal protein L7/L12 gives MSVDALLEQIGSLTLVQAADLVKKMEEKFGISAAAPVAVAAVAGAGGGAAAAEEPATFNVILKAHGDKKIDVIKLVREITGLGLADAKTLVEAGGKSVKEGVSKDEAADIKKKLEGVGAQVEVAAAG, from the coding sequence ATGTCTGTTGACGCGCTATTAGAACAAATTGGAAGTCTTACATTAGTTCAGGCTGCTGACCTAGTGAAAAAGATGGAGGAGAAATTCGGGATTTCTGCTGCTGCACCGGTTGCGGTAGCGGCTGTTGCGGGTGCAGGTGGTGGCGCTGCTGCTGCTGAAGAACCAGCAACTTTCAATGTTATCTTGAAAGCACACGGTGACAAAAAGATCGACGTTATTAAACTCGTTCGCGAAATCACTGGTCTTGGATTAGCAGATGCGAAAACTCTTGTAGAAGCTGGTGGAAAATCAGTGAAAGAAGGGGTTTCTAAAGATGAAGCTGCTGATATTAAGAAAAAACTCGAAGGTGTTGGGGCTCAAGTAGAAGTTGCTGCTGCCGGTTAA
- the rpoB gene encoding DNA-directed RNA polymerase subunit beta, which yields MHTRMQIRNRVNFGKITDLNLLPNLIYVQKKSFDWFLQSEVKDPTKRLNQGLEAVFRESFPIESPNNDMVMEYGHYVLGEPKRDPQECKDTDSSYAVPLKAVIRLIIKDTGEIREQVVYMGDLPVMTDHGTFIINGAERVVVSQLHRSPGIFFSYDQVRDTFSARVIPYRGSWLEFEMDNKGILVAKIDRKKKFPATLLVKAMGMGTNEEVLRLFYGSSKMKIAGANPKDLKRLIGRRTIADIINMETGEVMLDAGSKINEDNISILREMKVKDVDVIEFPKGKDNPVLINCLEKDGVNDYEDAVKKFHTIMRPGEPSTIENAEAELKRLFFSHKTFDLGVVGRYKINSKFEFNNPKEFSKADDRVLRKQDIIETVRYLVMLMSEAENYYPDDIDHLGNRRIRSVGELIANQLKLGFSRVERVIKERMTVQEPEQQTPQLLISIKPITAVINEFFGSSQLSQFMDQTNPLAELTHKRRLNALGPGGLSRDRAGFEVRDVHYSHYGRMCPIETPEGPNIGLILSMSSFARVNDYGFIETPYRLVKNGKVQKQVEYLTADKEEYHYMAQSNSTVDEKGEFTSKLISTRHRGDFPFRSPSEIQYMDLAPLQVVSVSTALIPFLEHDDANRALMGSNMQRQAVPLLTEEAPFVGTGMEARAAYDAGVCIVAKKDGVVSKVDATGVWIKEDQSKEIVHYPLIKFKKTNQGTCFNQKPNVSMLHTTTGGKVSKVSKERIEVTTPNGEKETHELVLSEEVQYQAVVKEGQDIGIGAPVAGQIIKGEKYGEFGQILQKGTVLANGPSTDAGYLALGRNVLVAFMPWEGYNFEDAILISERIIKDDVFSSIHIEEFEIQARETKLGQEQITRDIPNLSDKAFRDLDESGVIRVGAEVKPGDILVGMVTPKGETDLTPEYKLLHSIFGEKAKEVRDSSLRMPNGFEGTVIDIKRYSRETGDELAAGVEEMVKVYVARKRKLLVGDKMAGRHGNKGVVARVMAQEDMPYMEDGTPVDIVLNPLGVPSRMNLGQIFETQLGFAAKKLGINFETPVFDGASEGDVHEFCKKAGLPENSKFQLYDGRTGEKFINQVFCGYIYMLKLAHLVDDKIHARSTGPYSLVTQQPLGGKAQFGGQRLGEMEVWALEAYGASHTLQELLTIKSDDMLGRARIYEAIVKGIHSIKPGIPESFNVLVQELRGLALDIIIKDSEGLEVDISDYEDEFSKNKKKIKFETIENV from the coding sequence ATGCATACCCGAATGCAAATTAGAAACCGGGTAAATTTCGGTAAAATTACCGACCTCAATTTACTTCCTAATCTTATCTACGTACAGAAAAAATCCTTTGATTGGTTTCTCCAGTCGGAAGTGAAAGATCCGACCAAACGTTTAAACCAAGGGTTGGAAGCAGTTTTTCGCGAATCTTTTCCAATCGAATCACCAAACAACGATATGGTCATGGAATATGGCCATTATGTGTTAGGGGAACCAAAACGTGATCCTCAAGAATGTAAGGACACTGATTCTTCTTATGCGGTTCCATTAAAAGCAGTCATTCGACTCATCATCAAAGACACTGGTGAAATCCGCGAACAAGTTGTGTACATGGGTGACCTTCCTGTGATGACAGACCACGGTACTTTCATCATCAATGGTGCTGAAAGGGTAGTGGTAAGCCAGTTACACAGATCCCCTGGTATTTTCTTTTCTTATGACCAAGTACGAGATACATTCTCTGCTCGTGTGATTCCTTACCGAGGTTCTTGGTTGGAATTTGAGATGGACAACAAAGGGATCCTTGTTGCCAAAATCGACCGTAAGAAAAAATTCCCTGCAACTTTACTTGTAAAAGCGATGGGAATGGGAACAAACGAAGAAGTATTACGTTTGTTCTACGGTTCAAGCAAAATGAAGATAGCTGGTGCCAATCCAAAAGACCTCAAACGTCTGATTGGTCGCAGAACCATTGCTGATATCATCAACATGGAAACAGGCGAGGTAATGCTCGATGCTGGTTCCAAAATCAATGAGGATAATATCTCCATCCTTCGTGAAATGAAGGTAAAAGATGTGGATGTCATTGAATTTCCAAAAGGAAAAGACAATCCAGTTCTCATCAACTGCCTTGAAAAAGACGGAGTCAATGATTACGAAGATGCTGTGAAAAAATTTCACACAATCATGCGTCCGGGTGAGCCTTCTACGATTGAAAACGCGGAAGCGGAACTCAAAAGACTCTTTTTCTCACACAAAACATTTGATTTGGGTGTAGTTGGTCGTTACAAAATCAATAGCAAATTTGAATTCAACAATCCAAAAGAATTCTCAAAAGCAGATGATCGCGTTTTAAGAAAACAAGACATTATTGAAACGGTTCGTTACCTTGTGATGCTTATGTCTGAGGCAGAAAACTACTACCCAGATGATATTGACCACTTAGGAAACAGAAGGATTCGTTCTGTTGGAGAGCTCATTGCGAACCAATTGAAACTTGGATTCTCTCGTGTAGAACGTGTCATCAAAGAAAGAATGACCGTACAAGAACCGGAACAACAAACTCCGCAACTTCTCATTTCCATCAAACCAATCACAGCTGTGATCAATGAGTTTTTTGGGTCTTCTCAACTTTCTCAGTTTATGGACCAAACAAACCCACTAGCGGAACTTACCCACAAACGTAGGTTAAACGCCCTTGGGCCTGGTGGTCTTTCTCGTGACAGAGCAGGTTTCGAAGTTCGTGACGTTCACTATTCTCACTATGGCCGTATGTGTCCAATTGAAACACCGGAAGGTCCAAACATTGGTCTCATTCTTTCCATGTCTAGTTTTGCAAGGGTAAACGATTATGGGTTTATTGAAACTCCATACCGCCTTGTCAAAAATGGAAAAGTCCAAAAACAAGTAGAGTATCTCACTGCTGATAAAGAAGAATACCACTATATGGCGCAGTCGAATTCGACTGTGGATGAGAAGGGAGAATTTACTTCCAAACTCATTTCCACTCGCCATAGAGGGGACTTCCCATTCCGTAGCCCGTCTGAGATCCAGTACATGGACCTTGCACCTTTACAAGTTGTGTCTGTATCCACAGCTCTCATTCCATTCCTCGAACATGATGATGCGAACCGCGCTCTCATGGGTTCAAACATGCAACGCCAAGCGGTTCCACTTCTCACTGAAGAAGCTCCTTTTGTGGGAACTGGTATGGAAGCTCGTGCTGCATATGACGCAGGGGTTTGTATCGTTGCGAAAAAAGATGGTGTTGTTTCCAAAGTGGATGCAACAGGTGTTTGGATCAAAGAAGACCAATCCAAAGAGATTGTCCACTACCCACTCATTAAATTCAAAAAGACCAACCAAGGTACATGTTTTAACCAAAAACCAAACGTGTCTATGCTCCATACCACAACTGGTGGTAAGGTGAGTAAGGTTTCCAAAGAACGGATCGAAGTGACAACTCCGAATGGTGAAAAGGAAACCCACGAATTGGTATTATCGGAAGAAGTTCAATACCAAGCAGTTGTCAAAGAAGGACAAGATATCGGAATTGGAGCTCCAGTTGCTGGTCAGATCATCAAAGGGGAAAAATACGGTGAGTTCGGACAAATCCTCCAAAAAGGAACTGTCCTTGCAAACGGTCCATCCACTGATGCTGGTTATTTGGCACTTGGACGTAACGTTCTTGTGGCATTTATGCCTTGGGAAGGTTACAACTTTGAGGATGCGATTCTGATCTCTGAACGAATCATCAAAGACGATGTTTTCTCTTCCATTCACATTGAAGAATTCGAAATCCAAGCTCGGGAAACAAAACTTGGACAAGAACAAATCACTCGTGACATTCCAAACCTTTCGGACAAAGCGTTCCGTGATTTGGATGAGTCTGGTGTGATCCGTGTGGGAGCGGAGGTAAAACCTGGTGACATTCTTGTTGGTATGGTCACTCCTAAAGGTGAAACAGACCTCACTCCAGAATATAAATTATTACACTCCATCTTTGGAGAAAAGGCAAAAGAAGTAAGAGATTCTTCTCTTCGTATGCCAAACGGTTTCGAAGGAACTGTGATCGATATCAAACGTTATTCCCGTGAGACAGGCGATGAACTCGCTGCTGGCGTGGAAGAAATGGTGAAAGTGTATGTTGCTCGTAAACGTAAACTCCTCGTGGGTGATAAGATGGCGGGTCGTCACGGAAACAAAGGGGTGGTTGCACGTGTGATGGCACAAGAAGATATGCCATACATGGAAGACGGAACTCCAGTTGATATCGTTCTAAACCCACTCGGGGTTCCTTCACGGATGAACCTTGGTCAGATTTTTGAAACACAACTTGGTTTCGCTGCTAAAAAACTTGGGATCAATTTTGAGACCCCAGTATTTGATGGAGCCTCCGAAGGTGATGTACACGAATTCTGCAAAAAAGCAGGTTTACCAGAAAACAGCAAATTTCAGTTATACGACGGAAGGACAGGGGAAAAATTCATCAACCAAGTCTTCTGCGGATACATCTACATGTTGAAACTGGCTCACTTGGTGGATGACAAAATCCACGCAAGGTCTACTGGACCTTACTCACTTGTAACGCAACAACCACTCGGTGGTAAGGCGCAGTTCGGGGGACAAAGGTTAGGGGAGATGGAAGTTTGGGCTCTCGAAGCGTATGGTGCATCACACACCTTACAAGAGTTACTCACCATCAAGTCAGATGATATGTTAGGTCGTGCAAGAATTTACGAAGCGATTGTTAAAGGGATCCACTCGATCAAACCGGGAATTCCAGAATCATTCAACGTTCTTGTGCAAGAACTCCGAGGTTTAGCACTCGATATCATCATCAAGGACTCCGAAGGATTGGAAGTGGATATCTCTGATTACGAAGATGAATTCTCGAAAAACAAAAAGAAAATCAAGTTCGAGACCATTGAAAACGTTTAG
- the rpoC gene encoding DNA-directed RNA polymerase subunit beta' translates to MRNYNSFESITIRLASPERIKEWSFGEVKKPETINYRTLKPERDGLFCEKIFGTTKDWECYCGKFKSIRYKGVVCDKCGVEVTHSKVRRERMGHIELAAPVSHIWYYRSVPSRMGLLLDMTINQLKSVLYFEKYVIIDPADSGRNRGELIDEDEYHNYLDEYGDKFIAGIGGDAIKELLARIDVDAEARVIRQKIQDKNKISDKRIFKRLEVLEAFRDSGNRPEWMVLDVVPVIPPELRPMVQLEGGRFATSDLNDLYRRVINRNNRLKRLLALKAPEIIVRNEKRMLQEAVDALFDNSRRKRTVKGKGNRPLKSISDMLKGKQGRFRQNLLGKRVDYSGRSVIVVGPELKYHQMGLPKKMALELFKPFIMKRLVDLELAPNIKSAKKKIEAEDKEVFDVLETVVKEHPVLLNRAPTLHRLGIQAFLPVLVEGKAIKLHPLVCHAFNADFDGDQMAIHVPLAPKAQLETWMLMLSPHNILNPANGQPICGPTQDIVLGIYYLTSEVKDAKGEGKFFTGLEEVMYAIETKTVEIRSKISVLHEGKIIETTPGRLIFNQVMPKGYVYINRTLGDKETNKIIADVYEKFGPGITVVMLDEIKRLGYRYATVFAPTISIDDIRVSPQKEGLVNDANKEVEKADMEYRKGIITNEERRKKVIEIWTKTNDRITEGMFKELEKDQAGFNPVYVMAASGARGSKQQIRQLAGMRGLMAKPSGEIIELAIRSNFREGLGVLEFFISTHGARKGLADTALKTADAGYLTRRLVDISQDVIVSEDDCGTKANITLGIVKEGENVIVSLADRVFGRYTAEDLVDPVTEKVVFPKDTLITRALGQQIENLGYDKIKVRSPLTCRSRHGICTKCYGMDMARLVPAEIGEAVGTIAAQSIGQPGTQLTMRTFHVGGAASATIQEKEHKVPFRSLVKSINGRLVTNANGAKVFARRGTIIVNRLIQEFNTESLSSVRVADEQRLEKGEVFATQVSDSTEQRITSDQAGIVSLVGTTLRILGDDIVIPVKIGTILKAEEGIIVEENKALAEFDPFNEVAVSETSGTIQWEDLEIGKNVRRDVDPKTSNIILKVVEQKKDRLVPKVVVGSDSYSVPVDALLQFQNGDKVREGDIIFKIPSVAEKTRDITGGLPRVDELFEARRPKDACTLAEIDGKIEDKGEIVKEKRILYIIPETAEQEKVKVAIPVGKQIRVRQGDFVKRGDQLDEGNFDPHDILAIKGPSALHEYLVSEVQEVYRLQGVHINDKHIEVVVRSMLRKVIITDSGDTSFVNQQQVDKFLFDEENDRVEQEGGSPAQGTPVLLGLTKASLNTESYFSAASFQETTKVLTDAAIKGKTDNLMGLKENVIIGHMIPAGTGMKKYRDIEVFKEMPGDLDWDLESEEEEEELSELSESAPVSTATLSRLVAEEDEDEDELEEESDDSDDEDDDD, encoded by the coding sequence ATGAGAAATTACAATAGTTTTGAATCGATTACGATCCGTTTGGCATCACCCGAGCGGATCAAAGAGTGGTCTTTCGGGGAAGTTAAAAAACCTGAAACGATCAACTACCGTACCCTAAAACCGGAACGAGATGGTCTTTTCTGCGAAAAAATCTTTGGAACCACAAAGGATTGGGAATGTTACTGTGGTAAATTCAAATCCATCCGTTACAAAGGTGTGGTTTGCGACAAATGTGGTGTTGAGGTAACTCACTCTAAAGTTCGTCGTGAAAGAATGGGTCATATCGAACTTGCGGCGCCTGTTTCGCACATTTGGTATTATCGTTCGGTTCCGTCTCGTATGGGACTCCTTCTCGACATGACGATCAACCAACTCAAAAGTGTTCTTTACTTTGAGAAGTATGTGATCATTGACCCAGCTGATTCCGGAAGGAACAGAGGGGAACTCATCGATGAAGATGAATACCACAATTATTTAGATGAATACGGTGATAAGTTTATCGCTGGTATCGGTGGGGACGCCATCAAGGAACTTCTCGCACGCATTGATGTGGATGCAGAAGCTCGTGTGATCCGCCAAAAGATCCAAGACAAAAACAAAATCTCCGACAAACGTATTTTCAAACGCCTCGAAGTTCTCGAAGCATTCCGTGATTCTGGAAACCGTCCTGAGTGGATGGTTCTCGATGTAGTTCCAGTGATCCCACCAGAACTTCGCCCGATGGTACAACTAGAAGGCGGACGTTTTGCAACTTCCGACCTCAATGATTTGTATCGCCGTGTGATCAACCGTAACAATCGTCTCAAACGACTTCTTGCTCTGAAAGCTCCTGAGATCATCGTACGAAACGAAAAACGTATGTTACAAGAAGCAGTGGATGCTCTTTTTGATAACAGCCGACGCAAACGTACTGTGAAAGGAAAAGGAAATAGACCTTTAAAATCTATCTCCGATATGCTCAAAGGAAAACAAGGACGTTTCCGCCAAAACCTTCTCGGTAAACGGGTAGATTATTCTGGTCGTTCCGTAATCGTCGTTGGTCCAGAACTCAAATACCACCAAATGGGTCTTCCTAAAAAAATGGCTTTGGAACTTTTCAAACCGTTCATTATGAAACGTCTTGTGGATTTGGAATTAGCACCAAACATTAAATCTGCGAAGAAAAAAATCGAAGCAGAAGACAAAGAAGTTTTTGATGTTTTGGAAACCGTGGTGAAAGAACACCCGGTTCTCCTCAACCGTGCACCAACACTTCACAGACTTGGAATCCAAGCATTTTTACCAGTCCTTGTAGAAGGAAAAGCAATCAAACTCCACCCACTCGTATGTCACGCGTTTAACGCCGACTTCGACGGGGACCAAATGGCCATCCACGTTCCACTCGCTCCAAAAGCACAGTTGGAAACTTGGATGCTAATGTTATCTCCGCATAACATTTTGAATCCTGCGAACGGACAACCAATTTGTGGACCAACACAAGACATCGTTCTTGGGATTTATTACCTCACTTCTGAAGTGAAAGACGCAAAAGGTGAAGGTAAATTCTTCACTGGTCTTGAAGAAGTGATGTATGCGATTGAAACGAAAACCGTTGAAATTCGCTCTAAAATCTCCGTTTTACACGAAGGGAAAATCATCGAAACTACACCTGGTCGACTTATCTTCAACCAAGTGATGCCAAAAGGGTATGTTTACATCAACAGAACCCTCGGTGATAAAGAAACAAACAAAATCATTGCAGACGTTTACGAGAAGTTTGGACCAGGGATCACGGTTGTGATGCTTGATGAAATCAAACGTCTTGGTTACCGTTACGCGACTGTATTTGCTCCAACTATCTCCATTGATGACATCCGAGTTTCTCCTCAAAAAGAAGGACTTGTAAACGATGCCAACAAAGAAGTAGAAAAAGCGGATATGGAGTACCGTAAAGGTATCATCACAAACGAAGAACGTCGTAAAAAAGTAATCGAGATTTGGACCAAAACCAATGACCGCATTACGGAAGGGATGTTTAAGGAACTCGAAAAAGACCAAGCGGGATTTAACCCTGTCTACGTCATGGCAGCTTCTGGTGCTCGCGGATCAAAACAACAGATCCGTCAGCTTGCTGGGATGCGGGGCCTAATGGCGAAACCGTCCGGTGAAATCATCGAACTTGCGATTCGCTCCAACTTCCGCGAAGGTCTTGGGGTATTAGAATTTTTTATCTCCACACATGGTGCGAGAAAGGGTCTTGCGGATACTGCCTTAAAAACAGCCGATGCGGGTTACCTCACTCGTCGTCTTGTGGATATCTCTCAGGATGTGATCGTTTCCGAAGATGATTGCGGAACAAAAGCAAACATCACACTCGGAATCGTAAAAGAAGGAGAAAACGTAATTGTTTCTCTTGCGGACAGAGTGTTCGGTCGTTACACAGCTGAAGACCTAGTAGACCCTGTGACTGAAAAAGTGGTATTTCCAAAAGATACTCTCATCACAAGAGCTCTTGGCCAACAGATTGAAAACCTTGGTTATGATAAAATCAAAGTTAGATCTCCACTCACTTGCCGTTCACGCCACGGTATTTGTACAAAATGTTACGGTATGGACATGGCTCGCCTTGTCCCTGCTGAGATTGGGGAAGCAGTGGGAACCATTGCCGCTCAATCGATCGGCCAACCGGGAACACAGTTAACAATGAGAACCTTCCACGTGGGTGGTGCTGCATCTGCTACGATCCAAGAGAAGGAACACAAAGTACCGTTCCGCTCTTTGGTAAAATCCATTAATGGTCGTTTGGTGACAAATGCAAATGGTGCAAAAGTATTTGCTCGTCGCGGAACCATCATCGTAAACCGACTCATCCAAGAGTTCAATACTGAGTCTTTATCTAGTGTGCGAGTTGCGGATGAACAACGCCTTGAAAAAGGGGAAGTGTTTGCAACACAAGTAAGTGATTCCACAGAACAACGGATCACTTCTGACCAAGCAGGTATTGTATCCCTAGTCGGAACAACGTTAAGAATATTAGGTGATGACATTGTCATTCCAGTGAAAATCGGAACCATCTTAAAAGCAGAAGAAGGCATTATCGTAGAAGAAAACAAAGCACTCGCTGAGTTTGACCCTTTTAACGAAGTGGCTGTTTCGGAAACTTCTGGAACGATCCAATGGGAAGATTTGGAAATTGGGAAAAACGTTCGTCGTGATGTTGACCCTAAGACTTCCAATATCATTTTAAAAGTAGTAGAACAGAAAAAAGACCGTCTCGTTCCAAAAGTAGTTGTTGGTTCTGATAGTTATTCAGTTCCAGTGGATGCTCTTCTCCAATTCCAAAATGGAGACAAAGTACGAGAAGGGGATATCATCTTCAAAATCCCATCGGTTGCTGAAAAGACTCGTGATATCACGGGTGGTCTTCCAAGGGTAGATGAACTTTTCGAAGCTCGTCGTCCAAAAGATGCCTGCACACTTGCAGAAATTGACGGTAAAATCGAAGATAAGGGTGAAATCGTAAAAGAAAAACGAATTCTCTATATCATCCCGGAAACAGCAGAACAAGAAAAAGTAAAAGTAGCCATCCCTGTTGGAAAACAAATTCGTGTTCGCCAAGGTGACTTTGTGAAACGAGGAGACCAGTTGGATGAAGGAAACTTTGATCCACATGATATCCTTGCGATCAAAGGACCAAGTGCCCTTCATGAATACTTAGTATCCGAAGTGCAAGAGGTATACCGTTTACAAGGGGTTCATATCAATGATAAACACATTGAAGTTGTGGTTCGTTCCATGCTTCGAAAGGTGATCATCACTGATAGTGGAGACACATCGTTCGTGAACCAACAACAAGTGGATAAATTCCTATTTGATGAAGAAAACGACAGAGTGGAACAAGAGGGTGGATCTCCTGCACAAGGAACACCGGTACTCCTAGGTCTTACTAAAGCATCCCTTAATACGGAGTCTTATTTCTCAGCAGCATCTTTCCAAGAAACCACAAAGGTTCTAACAGATGCGGCGATCAAAGGAAAAACAGACAACCTAATGGGTCTGAAAGAAAACGTAATCATTGGTCACATGATCCCTGCAGGAACAGGTATGAAAAAATACCGTGACATTGAAGTTTTCAAAGAAATGCCTGGGGATTTGGATTGGGACTTGGAATCAGAAGAAGAGGAAGAAGAACTTTCCGAACTTTCAGAATCAGCTCCAGTTTCGACTGCTACACTCTCAAGACTTGTAGCAGAAGAAGACGAAGATGAGGACGAATTGGAAGAAGAATCGGACGACTCTGATGATGAGGACGATGACGATTAG
- the rpsL gene encoding 30S ribosomal protein S12 has product MPTINQLIRIGREDQKKRTKSPALKACPQRRGVCTRVMTFTPKKPNSALRKVARVRLTTGIEVTAYIPGEGHNLQEHNVVLIRGGRVKDLPGVRYHIIRGTLDTLGVDKRRKGRSKYGAKRPKA; this is encoded by the coding sequence ATGCCTACAATTAACCAGCTCATCCGCATTGGAAGAGAAGACCAAAAGAAAAGAACTAAATCTCCCGCTCTAAAGGCATGCCCACAAAGACGTGGAGTTTGCACAAGAGTGATGACTTTCACTCCTAAAAAACCTAACTCTGCTCTTCGTAAAGTAGCAAGGGTTCGTTTGACAACAGGAATTGAAGTTACTGCTTATATCCCAGGCGAAGGCCATAACCTCCAAGAACACAACGTGGTTCTCATCCGTGGGGGAAGGGTAAAAGATTTACCAGGGGTTCGTTATCATATCATTCGTGGAACACTGGATACACTCGGTGTGGACAAACGTCGCAAAGGACGTTCTAAATACGGCGCGAAGCGTCCTAAAGCGTAA
- the rpsG gene encoding 30S ribosomal protein S7, whose product MSRRRGKVEPRHIEGDPKYNDKVISKFINCLMVDGKKSVAEAVFYDALEVIAKKTGQDPFAVFQEALENAKPQVEVKSRRVGGVTYQVPIEVRPERRLALGIRWLIKYSRGRNEKSMKNKLAAEFMEAQKGTGSAIKKKEDIRKMADANKAFSHYRW is encoded by the coding sequence ATGTCTAGAAGAAGAGGAAAAGTTGAACCGCGCCACATCGAAGGCGATCCAAAATACAACGACAAAGTGATTTCAAAGTTTATCAACTGCCTAATGGTAGATGGTAAAAAAAGTGTCGCTGAAGCTGTGTTCTACGATGCATTAGAAGTCATTGCGAAAAAAACAGGACAAGATCCGTTTGCTGTGTTCCAAGAAGCATTGGAAAACGCAAAACCACAAGTGGAAGTAAAGTCCCGCCGAGTGGGTGGTGTGACTTACCAAGTTCCAATCGAAGTTCGTCCAGAAAGACGTCTAGCGCTTGGAATCAGATGGCTGATTAAATATAGCCGTGGTAGAAACGAAAAATCGATGAAAAACAAATTGGCTGCAGAATTCATGGAAGCACAAAAAGGCACAGGATCTGCGATTAAGAAAAAAGAAGACATCAGAAAGATGGCAGATGCCAACAAGGCATTCTCTCATTACCGCTGGTAA